Proteins encoded by one window of Nitrincola iocasae:
- the dnaQ gene encoding DNA polymerase III subunit epsilon: MRQIILDTETTGIDPAQGHNIIEIGCVEMQLRRLTGNTYHQYIQPDREIEAEAIAVHGITNADLADKPKFAAISQAFIEFVRGAELIIHNAAFDIGFLDAELARNGYTERMADICPKVTDTLMLARRKFPGQKNNLDALCRRFGVEHFDRELHGALLDSKILAEIYLLLTGGQTALALGQEGDNEDDDGVVGIRPVNAENFNLRVIEPSDEELQAHEVFLTLLDKKSAGNCLWLKQNG, encoded by the coding sequence ATGAGACAGATTATCCTGGATACGGAAACCACCGGTATCGATCCGGCGCAGGGTCATAATATTATTGAAATTGGCTGTGTTGAGATGCAGTTACGCCGGCTTACGGGTAACACTTATCATCAATATATCCAACCGGATCGTGAGATAGAAGCTGAAGCGATCGCTGTGCACGGGATCACCAATGCCGATCTTGCGGACAAGCCAAAATTTGCCGCCATCAGCCAAGCCTTTATTGAGTTTGTGCGCGGAGCTGAGCTGATCATTCACAATGCGGCCTTTGATATAGGCTTTCTGGATGCGGAGTTAGCGCGCAACGGTTATACCGAGCGGATGGCAGATATTTGCCCGAAGGTAACCGATACGCTGATGTTGGCTCGGAGAAAATTTCCAGGGCAAAAAAATAATCTGGATGCACTGTGCCGTCGCTTTGGTGTCGAGCATTTTGATCGTGAATTACACGGCGCGTTACTCGATTCGAAGATTCTGGCCGAAATTTATCTGCTGCTGACAGGGGGGCAGACGGCGCTTGCGCTGGGTCAGGAAGGTGATAATGAGGATGACGATGGCGTGGTTGGCATACGCCCGGTTAATGCAGAAAATTTTAATCTCAGGGTTATAGAACCTTCTGATGAAGAGTTGCAGGCACATGAGGTATTTTTAACCCTGCTGGATAAAAAATCAGCGGGTAATTGTCTATGGCTTAAGCAGAATGGTTAA
- a CDS encoding class I SAM-dependent methyltransferase — protein sequence MSQAQHLSAESLAEGLKDWFASPLGQEIAACERQMADQLIHTAFGYHLVQIGYDASVKLYEPSPVSHKVMLCPRMALGMDEHTIIAQPHELPLTDSTMDVVILHHALDFADQPHQVLREASRVLRPGGHMLIVSFNPASFWGICRRSKRGARVPWVAHGFSHWRLNDWVRLLDLTELKSVSAFHRPPLENERWRKRMVFLEKWVSRFPTYSGVVLMMLIRKDVAGVTPLKPAWKTRKLIPFPVAEPSARNKTARGKSV from the coding sequence ATGAGTCAAGCACAACACCTTTCTGCCGAGAGCCTGGCCGAAGGCCTGAAAGACTGGTTTGCTTCGCCATTGGGCCAGGAAATAGCGGCCTGTGAACGCCAGATGGCTGATCAGTTGATTCATACAGCCTTTGGATACCACTTGGTACAAATAGGTTATGACGCATCGGTAAAGCTGTATGAGCCGAGTCCGGTTTCACATAAGGTGATGCTTTGTCCGCGCATGGCACTGGGTATGGATGAACATACCATCATAGCTCAGCCTCACGAGTTGCCTTTGACCGATAGCACCATGGATGTTGTGATTTTGCACCATGCTTTGGATTTTGCTGATCAGCCTCATCAGGTGCTAAGAGAAGCCTCAAGAGTACTGCGACCTGGTGGCCATATGTTGATTGTGAGCTTCAATCCCGCCAGTTTTTGGGGGATCTGTCGACGCAGTAAACGTGGTGCCAGGGTGCCGTGGGTGGCTCATGGGTTCAGTCATTGGCGCTTGAATGACTGGGTACGTTTGCTGGATTTGACCGAGCTTAAAAGCGTCAGTGCTTTTCATCGTCCACCGCTGGAAAATGAGCGCTGGCGTAAACGCATGGTTTTTCTTGAAAAGTGGGTGTCGCGCTTCCCTACCTATAGCGGTGTGGTGTTGATGATGCTTATTCGCAAGGATGTTGCAGGGGTTACCCCATTAAAACCTGCGTGGAAAACGCGTAAACTTATCCCTTTTCCGGTGGCAGAGCCATCCGCACGAAATAAAACCGCCAGAGGGAAGTCAGTTTGA
- the nudC gene encoding NAD(+) diphosphatase yields the protein MQNLREALSQAVDEVEFAALSRKAQLARWQQQAQFCHCCASPLRRHAQEEIARECTGCGHVHYPPVSPCIIVLITKGDQCLLAHAANFAPGRYSTLAGFIEPGETAEQAVAREVREEVGIEVTNIRYFKSQSWPFPHSLMLGFFAEYAGGDLQPDGVEILAADWFSADKLPSLPPAFAISGQLIEHFLSGRLND from the coding sequence ATGCAAAATTTACGTGAAGCTTTGTCACAAGCGGTCGATGAGGTTGAATTTGCAGCATTATCACGCAAGGCACAGTTAGCCCGCTGGCAACAGCAGGCACAGTTTTGTCATTGTTGTGCTTCTCCTCTGCGACGGCATGCGCAAGAAGAAATAGCCCGGGAGTGCACGGGCTGCGGTCACGTACACTATCCCCCCGTGTCGCCCTGTATTATTGTGCTGATTACTAAGGGTGATCAGTGTTTGCTGGCACATGCGGCCAATTTTGCTCCCGGGCGCTACAGTACCCTGGCGGGTTTTATCGAGCCGGGTGAGACAGCTGAACAGGCTGTTGCCAGAGAAGTACGTGAAGAGGTGGGTATTGAAGTGACTAATATTCGCTATTTTAAAAGTCAGTCCTGGCCCTTTCCGCACTCGCTGATGTTAGGTTTTTTTGCAGAATATGCGGGTGGAGATCTGCAACCTGATGGTGTTGAAATTCTGGCCGCTGACTGGTTCTCTGCCGATAAATTACCCTCTCTGCCACCGGCATTTGCCATATCGGGACAGTTGATTGAGCATTTTCTGTCCGGACGACTCAACGACTGA
- the rnhA gene encoding ribonuclease HI, whose product MSLVEIFTDGACKGNPGPGGWGALLRYEGKQKELYGGEPDTTNNRMEMTAAVEALKCLKRPCQIRLTTDSQYLRKGITEWLKGWKKNGWKTAAKQPVKNADLWKALDEQVARHQVEWCWVKGHSGHVENEIADTLANRGVDEFGRREA is encoded by the coding sequence TTGAGTTTAGTGGAAATATTCACCGATGGAGCTTGTAAGGGGAACCCTGGGCCAGGTGGCTGGGGTGCCTTGTTGCGCTATGAAGGTAAGCAGAAAGAGTTGTATGGTGGTGAGCCAGATACGACTAATAATCGCATGGAAATGACCGCTGCTGTGGAGGCGCTTAAATGCCTGAAACGGCCCTGCCAGATACGTTTAACAACAGATTCACAGTATTTACGCAAAGGGATTACCGAGTGGCTGAAGGGCTGGAAAAAAAATGGTTGGAAGACGGCTGCTAAGCAGCCAGTGAAAAATGCTGATCTATGGAAGGCGCTTGATGAACAGGTCGCTCGGCATCAGGTCGAGTGGTGCTGGGTAAAGGGTCATAGCGGTCATGTGGAAAATGAGATAGCCGATACCTTGGCGAATCGTGGTGTAGATGAATTTGGTAGACGAGAAGCTTGA